One genomic window of Methanosarcina acetivorans C2A includes the following:
- a CDS encoding CARDB domain-containing protein, protein MKVSYFHSLINVLIITLLIPGVMLAVAAAAEDIPSGDDGNSTVLLPDLVIENDFSWSPTTPEVGEEVTITATVKNQGDAASGATTLALYIDGSSVREWDVSELSSGESSSVSYTWIPGSEGSVELRAVVDEDNLITESNEGNNEETATVTVAENSLPDLIISTFSYPEEPESGEQQRIQISVKNEGTAASSRATTLALYIDGSSVREWDVPRLSSGKSSSVSYTWVPESEGSVELRAVVDEDNLITESNEGNNEETATVTVTENSLPDLIISTFSYPEDPEPGEHQRIRVNVKNQGTATSEATMLVLYIDGDLVENWAISRLSSGEISYNSYTWIPTSEGTVELKAVVDKDNLVAESNEENNEKTATVAVAEDFFPDLIIEDLVPESEGEVGKTLNLTLKVKNQGTAPSEGVQAEYYINGTAPTQDDIQVPALSVGEEKDVMFSLVPDREGQMEVKVHIDSGTDVYELDENNNEFTKIVDVKTIRPDLIIESLSLNPASPKVGDDITFTVSIKNKGLRDSGSSELKYYINGTNLTQEGKISIPEIAMGETTTGIFHWVPEAEGSVDVRLVADSGNTILEEDETDNELTKTVSVAEETTSNNEENSDSSSGGGGSSGSSSSSSMGSGVSKEPAKNVEVKELDTRHIMSGYPVKYDFAENATCVTYLEVSPLKTYKKTTATVEVLKGKSIFVQKLPPGRVYKQLNIWLGNKGAGNEDSIKSAYTGFKVEKDWIENNSVNESNVTLLWYDSKWMPLSTEKTGEDEDYVYFRAKTIAFSCFAISEYTGEEGTVETGEGIQETLRGWEDGKAILNSSAEKEEGDTKNPMGVAKVLLAISLPLFMILVEYFVLKKKI, encoded by the coding sequence ATGAAAGTAAGTTATTTTCATTCTTTGATTAATGTATTGATAATAACGCTGCTAATTCCCGGAGTTATGCTGGCTGTGGCTGCTGCAGCCGAGGACATACCTTCTGGAGATGATGGAAATTCAACTGTTTTACTACCTGACCTGGTGATCGAGAATGATTTCTCCTGGAGCCCGACAACTCCAGAAGTTGGCGAAGAGGTGACCATCACAGCAACAGTAAAAAATCAGGGAGATGCAGCTTCAGGAGCAACGACTCTGGCCCTCTACATTGACGGAAGTTCGGTTAGAGAATGGGACGTATCCGAGCTATCCAGTGGAGAGAGCAGTTCCGTCTCATATACATGGATTCCGGGATCTGAAGGGTCTGTAGAGCTGAGAGCAGTTGTTGATGAGGACAACCTGATAACTGAGAGTAACGAAGGCAATAACGAAGAAACAGCCACTGTAACAGTAGCAGAAAATAGTCTCCCGGACTTGATAATAAGTACATTTAGCTATCCTGAGGAGCCCGAATCAGGTGAACAGCAGAGAATACAGATAAGCGTGAAAAACGAAGGAACAGCAGCAAGTTCAAGAGCAACGACTCTGGCCCTCTACATTGACGGAAGCTCGGTTAGAGAATGGGATGTACCCAGGTTATCCAGTGGAAAAAGCAGTTCTGTCTCCTATACATGGGTTCCGGAATCCGAAGGGTCCGTAGAGCTGAGAGCAGTTGTTGATGAGGACAACCTGATAACTGAGAGTAACGAAGGCAACAACGAAGAAACAGCCACTGTAACAGTAACAGAAAATAGTCTCCCGGACTTGATAATAAGTACATTTAGCTATCCTGAGGATCCCGAGCCAGGTGAGCATCAGAGAATAAGGGTAAATGTGAAGAATCAGGGAACTGCGACTTCAGAAGCAACGATGCTGGTTCTCTATATTGATGGGGACCTCGTTGAAAATTGGGCTATATCCAGGCTGTCAAGTGGAGAAATCAGTTATAACTCATATACATGGATTCCAACATCAGAAGGAACTGTAGAGTTAAAGGCAGTTGTTGATAAGGACAACCTGGTAGCTGAGAGTAACGAAGAGAACAACGAAAAAACAGCTACCGTAGCAGTAGCGGAAGATTTTTTTCCGGATCTGATTATTGAAGATCTCGTACCTGAATCGGAAGGGGAAGTAGGAAAGACCCTGAACCTCACCTTGAAAGTAAAGAACCAGGGTACGGCTCCCTCAGAAGGAGTTCAGGCAGAATATTATATTAACGGAACCGCCCCAACCCAAGATGATATCCAGGTTCCGGCTCTTTCGGTAGGAGAAGAGAAAGATGTTATGTTCTCTCTGGTTCCGGATAGAGAAGGGCAAATGGAAGTAAAAGTACATATCGACTCCGGGACGGACGTTTATGAGCTTGACGAAAACAATAATGAATTCACAAAAATTGTCGATGTAAAAACAATACGTCCAGACCTTATAATAGAATCGCTATCTTTAAACCCGGCATCTCCGAAAGTAGGGGACGATATTACCTTTACAGTCTCAATAAAGAACAAAGGACTCAGGGACTCGGGAAGCAGCGAGCTAAAATATTATATCAACGGGACCAACCTGACTCAGGAAGGAAAAATATCGATACCTGAAATTGCTATGGGAGAAACAACAACGGGTATTTTTCACTGGGTTCCCGAAGCAGAAGGAAGCGTTGATGTGAGACTGGTAGCAGATTCCGGAAATACCATACTCGAGGAAGACGAAACGGACAATGAACTAACAAAGACCGTGAGTGTCGCCGAAGAAACTACTTCGAACAATGAAGAAAACTCGGATTCCAGTTCCGGCGGTGGTGGCAGTAGCGGAAGTAGCAGCAGTAGCAGCATGGGAAGCGGTGTTTCCAAAGAGCCAGCCAAGAATGTGGAAGTCAAAGAACTTGATACAAGGCACATTATGAGCGGCTACCCTGTCAAATATGATTTCGCGGAGAATGCAACCTGTGTCACATATCTCGAGGTTTCCCCTCTGAAGACGTATAAGAAAACGACAGCAACCGTGGAGGTTCTCAAAGGAAAATCTATTTTTGTCCAGAAGCTTCCGCCTGGAAGAGTATATAAGCAATTAAACATCTGGCTGGGAAATAAAGGAGCAGGAAATGAAGATTCCATTAAGAGCGCCTATACAGGGTTCAAAGTTGAGAAGGACTGGATAGAAAATAACAGTGTTAATGAATCCAATGTAACCCTTCTCTGGTACGACAGCAAATGGATGCCTCTAAGCACTGAAAAAACCGGCGAAGACGAGGACTACGTTTATTTCAGGGCAAAAACTATCGCCTTCTCGTGCTTTGCAATAAGTGAATATACGGGAGAAGAAGGAACTGTAGAAACAGGAGAAGGGATACAGGAAACCCTGAGAGGCTGGGAAGACGGAAAGGCGATTCTGAACAGCAGCGCGGAAAAAGAAGAAGGCGACACAAAGAACCCGATGGGAGTAGCTAAAGTACTTCTTGCCATTTCCCTGCCCCTGTTCATGATTCTTGTAGAGTACTTTGTTCTGAAGAAAAAGATCTGA